The genomic DNA AAGGAAATTTCAGAAGCTTTGTTAATCCAGGCTATAGGCCGCTTGCTTTGTGAGTCGACCATAGAGTTGGGATTCATTCGATCTCATACTTAGCGTGATAATTAACTttaataccaaatgatacaaattttaaatagaaGTCATCCAaacttatattatatttttttagcttTGATGTGTTAGGAGTATATCATGGACGTGAATATATATGAGactcaaaaacataaaaaataaaaattaaaaaaaatcaaaagaggtcGAATTAAGTTGCAGGCTAcctaattatttgattttttgttggTCTTTTGTTAAcctagacttttttttttttttttttttttgggcccttTGTTTGCccaatttatttggcatttgtAATATTGATTAAAATTCATGCTCATTTCAGCCAACACTTGGCCCATGCTGACCAAAAATTGCTGAAGTTTAAATCCCAGCAAGAATAGTCaaagttcaagttcaagttcaagCGATTATCCAAAGTTGTCTCCTATCTCCTTGCTTTCCTTCAGAGTTTCTCCCTGTTTTGTCTTTTATCAGGGttctctatattttgtttttaaagagGGCTTTTTCCTGCTTTGTTTTTATACCAGATTTTTCATTGCCTCGTTTTTATCAAGGgttttgttcatgtttttattGAGGATTTTCTCGTTGTCTTGTTTTTATCTAAAATTGTCTGTCTACTTGCCAAAAATGTTTCAATCCGGCGTCATCAACCCACTCACCTCCCAACTCTAATGAGTCTCCGGCCACCATCTGAGGCATTATTAGTTTCTTTCATGATGTACAGTCTTTTGACCCTcgaaatttttgtttgaaaaggaTAAATTCACAGTAAATGGCACCATACTTCGTCGAGGCATATATTCAATGTATTGTAGCAGAAGAAGCCACGGAAAATAAATTCAGACAGtacggcaaaaaaaaaaaagaagaaagatatcaTTGCACGAAACATGCATACGATTTTCCTAGGATTGCCACGTCCGTTTCGGTAGTTTTACAAAAAAACACGAGAAAAAAGCCAGGTGGAACCAGAACCTCCTCGTGGACAGCCACGTTGGAGGCGTGAGGACAAACGTCGACACCGAATACTTTTAGCGCATGCAGGCGTTCCAAACCGAAACCGCTTCGCATTTTTGAGTCATCACCTCACCGCTATATAAACCAACCCACTCCTCACAGATTCATCATCATCCCATAAATTAAGAGCAAACAAATCGAAAATATTTTGTCGTCAAAACTTTCTTTCAATTCTAGAGAAGAAAATGGACCTAAGGGTGATGGGTTTCGACCCCGCCGTCGTGGACACCCTCCACGAGCTCCTGGACTTCACCGACGAGACCGACAAGTCGTTCCACCACGCCCCGTCACGCGCCTACGTCCGTGACGCCAAGGCCATGGCGGCCACGCCGGCGGACGTGAAGGAGTTACTGGACTCGTATGTTTTCGTCGTCGACATGCCGGGGCAGAAGTCGGACCAAATCAAGGTCCACGTGGAGGAGGACAACATGCTGGTTGTGAGCGGAGAGAGGAGacgagagaaagagaaggatcAAGGCGTCAGGTACATAAAAATGGAGAGGAGGCTGGGCAAGTACTTGAAGAAGTTTGCGTTGCCGGAGAATGCCGACTGCGAGAAGATATCAGCGGTGTATCAGGATGGGGTGTTGACGGTGACGGTGGCGAAGAAGCCGCCCCCGGAGCCGAA from Corylus avellana chromosome ca6, CavTom2PMs-1.0 includes the following:
- the LOC132185640 gene encoding 17.1 kDa class II heat shock protein-like, whose product is MDLRVMGFDPAVVDTLHELLDFTDETDKSFHHAPSRAYVRDAKAMAATPADVKELLDSYVFVVDMPGQKSDQIKVHVEEDNMLVVSGERRREKEKDQGVRYIKMERRLGKYLKKFALPENADCEKISAVYQDGVLTVTVAKKPPPEPKKSKTIEVQVA